The genomic DNA TACCCCGCCGCCAGTACCAGAACATCGGAATGAGTCCTGCCGCGAGTCCCCCGAGACCGATGGCGAGCGGCGCGGCGGGCAGCTCCACCAGCGACTCGTAGAAGACCCACGACATGAAAGCGGCCCCCGCCAGCGGCCACACCCCGCCCAGCAGCAGCTCCCGGACCGACGACAGCAGCACGCGGCGGTACGCGACGACGGCGGCGAGCCCGGCGAGCCCGTGGGAGAAGGCGAGCTGCAGGCCCATCGCACCGACCGCGCCGGACACGACGTCACCGACCGAGTCGAACGCGTTCGACGCGGCGAACAGCGCCAGCGCGACCCCGCCGACGGCGGCGACGGCCACCCACGGGGTGTTCCGCCGCCGGTGCACCAGCCCGAACGCGGACGGCACCGTGTGGTCCCGGCCCATCGTGAACAGCGTCCGCGTCACCTGGATCAGCGTCGTCTCCAGCGTCACCACGGTCGACAGCACCACCGCCACCACGAGCAGCCTCCCGCCGACCCCGGGCCAGACCGCGTCGCAGAGCAGGGCGAGGGTGCCGGCACCGCTCCGTGCGGTGGTCCCCTCCGTCGCCAGCACCACGTTGACCGCCAGGGTGAACGCCTCGAGCAGCAGGAAGACCGTCCCCGCCCCGATGAACACCGGCAGCACCGACCGGCGCCGGACGCCCCGCGCCTCCTCGCCGGGGCAGCCGGTGGCGTGCCAGCTCCGGTAGGAGAACGCCGCGACCAGCGCGCCCGCGGCGACGCCCGACACCCCGCAGAAGTCCCCGGACCCCAGCCACGACCAGTCGAACGCGGCCGCCGTGCCGTTGCGCGCCACCGCGCCCAGCACGAACAGCAGGAGGACCGCCAGCTCGACGCCCGAGACGATCGTCCGCGCCCGTGCGGTCAACCGGGCCCCCACCAGTGCCACCAGCAGCATCATCACCAACCAGCACGCCCCGGCCGCCGTCGCCGGCCAGGTGCCCCTCGCCAGCTCGGGGTCGAACAGGGTGAGCGTCAGCATCCCCGCCGGCAGCGCGCCCGCCACCATGAACAGCGTCGTCGACACGACCAGCGCCCACCCGCACAGGAAGCCCAGGAACGGATGGAGGGTCCGTCCCACCCACGAGTACGCGGCGCCCGCGTTCACGTCGAGCCGTTCGAGCCTTCCGTAGGCCAGCACGATGCCCAGCACGGGCAGCACGCAGTACAGCAGCGCGGCGGGGGCGGCGAGCCCGGCGGCCCCGACGAGCACGGCGGCCGTCACGACCGGCGAGTAGGCCGGGATGCCGCCCGCGGCCGCCCTCACGACGGTGCCGAACGTGCCCGGCACATCGGGTCGGAACCCTCTGCCGGAAGAGTTGCGCATGCCGAACGTCCTTGACTGGCAGGGGAAATGTCGCGGGGGACAGCCGCATCGTAGTGCCGCTCCCGGAACCCGGAGGTCGGGAGCGGTCCACACGCGCCACACCCTCGGCGCCGGCCGGCCGGAGGGCCGGCCCGCCCACCGGTCCCTCGCCCGCGGACGGGTTCGGCGGCGCCGTCCCGGGCCCGACCGCCGGCACCTCCGCCTCCGCGGGTCTTCCACACGCACGAGTGAACCCCACCGTTCGACCCGCGTACCGCCCGCGTACCGCCCGCGTTCCACCCGCGTTCCACCGCTGTCCGCCCGCGGGCCCGACCCCGGCATCCGGCCACCGCCCCGGCGCGGCCGCGGGCGGACCCGCCGGGACGGAAGGGGACGGCCGGGCCCCGGCGCGGCCGCGGGATGCGGCCGCACCCGCGGCACGGGAGCGGCACGGGAGCGGCCCCGGCCGCGCTGCCGGGTGCCAAAGCCGCTCCCGTACGGGAGGCCGGAGCTCCTCCCCGTGTCGGGGAGCGGAGCCCCTCCCGAGCCCGGGTGCCGGGCCGCCCCCGTCGGAGGCCGGAGGCCGGAGGCCGGAGGGCGGAGGGTGGCGGGCGGATTCCGCGTCGGCGAGCACGCCGCGAAGTGACCCCCGCCACCCGGCCGCCCCCCGGCCGGCCGGTAGGGTTCCGGCCCGTGAGCAGGCCATCCAGCAGCCAGGACGCCCCCCGTCCCGCCGACACCGTCACCGTCGTGGGCATCGGCGCCGACGGCTGGCCCGGCCTGCCCGAGGCGTCCCGCGCCGCCCTGCGCGCCGCGGACGTGGTCCTCGGCGGCGGCGCCCGCCAGCTCGGCCTGCTGCCGGCGGAGGTGACGGCCGAGCGCGTGCCGTGGCCCAGCCCCCTGCGCCCGGCCGTCCCCGCCCTGCTCGCGGCGCACGCCGGCAGGGCGGTCGCGGTCCTGGCGAGCGGCGACCCCATGTTCCACGGCGTCGGCCGCGCCCTCGCGGAGGTCCTCGGCCCGGACCGGCTGCGCGTCCTGCCGCACCCGTCCTCCGTCGCGTACGCCTGCGCCCGCCTGGGCTGGCCGCAGGAGGACACCGAGACGGTCACCCTGGTCGGCCGCCCCCTCGACACCCTGTCCGCCGCGCTCCACGACGGCCGCCGCCTGCTCGTGCTGAGCGCCGGCGCGGGCACCCCCGCCGAGGTGGCCGCCCTGCTGCGCGCCCGCGGCTACGGCCCGAGCCGCCTGCGCGTGCTGGAGCAGCTGGGGCACCCGGACCGCGAACGCGCCCTGCGCGGCACCGCCGACGGCTGGCCGCACCCGCCGGGCGATCCCCTGAACATCGTCGCCGTCGAGTGCGTCCGCGCCCCCGGCGCCCCGCGCCTCGGAGCCGTACCGGGCCTCCCCGACGACGCGTACGAACACGACGGGCAGCTCACCAAGCGCCACGTCCGCGCCGCGACGCTCGCCGCGCTGGCGCCCGCGCCGGGCGAGCTGCTGTGGGACGTCGGCGGCGGCTCCGGTTCCGTCGGCGTCGAGTGGATGCGCGTCCACCGCGCGTGCCGTGCGATCGCGGTCGAACGCGACCCGGTACGGGCGGAGCGGATCACCCGCAACGCCGCCGCGCTCGGCGTGCCGGGCCTGCGCGTGGTCACCGCCGCCGCACCGGACGGACTCACCGGCCTCGACGCACCGGACGCCGTCTTCGTCGGAGGCGGCCTCACCACGCCCGGCCTGCTCGACGCCTGCTGGTCGGCGCTGCGCCCCGGGGGCCGGCTGGTCGCGAACACCGTGACGCTGGAGTCGGAGGCGCTGCTCGCCGAGCGGTACCGGCGGCACGGCGGCGAACTCGTCCGGCTCGCGGTCGCGCACGCCGTGCCGGTGGGCGGCTTCACCGGCTGGCGGCAGGCGATGCCGGTCACGCAGTGGTCCGTAACGAAGGCGGGAGCAGAGGAACAATGACGGTCTACTTCATCGGCGCGGGCCCCGGTGCCGCCGACCTGATCACGGTGCGGGGCGCCCGCACCCTCGCCTCCTGCCGGGTGTGCCTGTACGCGGGCTCACTGGTCCCGGAGGAGCTGCTGGCCGAGTGCCCGCCGGACGCGCGGCTCGTCGACACGGCCCGCATGGACCTGGACGCCATCACCGCGGAGCTGGTCGCCGCCCACGCGGCGGGCCACGACGTGGCGCGGCTGCACTCCGGCGACCCGTCCGTGTTCAGCGCGGTCGCCGAGCAGATGCGGCGCCTCGACGCGGCGGGCGTGCCGTACGAGGTGGTGCCGGGCGTCCCCGCCTTCGCGGCGGCCGCGGCGGCGCTGAAGCGGGAGCTGACCGTCCCGACGGTCGGCCAGACCGTGATCCTGACCCGGATCGCCCGGCAGGCCACGCCCATGCCGGAGGGCGAGGACCTGGCGACGCTCGGCCGCAGCGGGGCCCTGCTGGTGCTCCACCTCGCGGCACGGTACGTCGACCGCGTCGTCGCCGAGCTCGTCCCGAACTACGGCGAGGACTGCCCGGCCGCCGTCGTCGCCATGGCGAGCCGCCCGGACGAGGTGGTGCTGCGCGGCACCCTCGCGGACATCGCCGCGCGGACGAAGGCGGCGGGCGTCACCCGCACGGCGGTGATCATCGTCGGGCGGACGCTGGCGGCGACGGAGTTCCGCGACAGCCACCTGTACTCGCCGGAGCGGGACCGGCACTCCTGCGGGTGATCCGCCGTCGGGCCGGGACGCCTGCGGGTGATCCGCCGTCGGGCCGGGACGGACCCACCGCCGGGCCGGGATGAGAAACCCCACACGGGAAAACCCGGGAACGGGGGCAACCGCGTTGAATGCCCCGGTTCGGTCGGCGGTGGAGCATTCCCTTCCGTGACCGGCCGGGCCGGGTGGGTCCCGGCTCCCTTCACCGTGCGGCGGTTCGGTCCCTACGATCGTTCGACCACCGACGTGCTCCGTCGCGTTCACGACTTCCGCTCCCGAGAAAGAGCATCCGTGAAGACCAGACGTACTCCCGCAACGGCCGTCGCCGCTGCCGTCATCGCGCCCGTCGTCCTCCTCGCCGCCTCCCCGGCGTACGCGGCGACGGCGACCCCGCCGCCCGCGCCGCCGGCCGTGTCCGAGCCGTCCGGGGCGCGGGGGCCGTCCGGGTTCGGGAAGGGCAGGTCCGTCGCGGACCTGGAGAAGGCCGTCGCGGAGGCCCGCAAGGCGTACGACGCCGCGATGGCCGCCAAGGCGGCCGCCTACGAGAAGCTGCTGGTGGCGGTCTCCGACACCACGCCGGAGGCCCTCGCGGCCGCCGCCGCCGGGAAGGAGGCCATCGCCGCCGCCGCCGCGCACACCGCCGCGGTGAAGGTGCTGGAGGAGGCCGAGGCGAAGCTCGCCGCCCTGCCGGACACGGCCGCCCCGGAGGCGCGGACGGCCGCCGAGAAGGCCGTCGCGGACGCCCGGACCGCCGTCGAGGAGGCCGCCGCGGAGAAGACCGCCGCGGACGGGAAGCGGGCCGAGGCCGGCAAGGCCCTCGACGACATGCGCGTCGCCGCCTTCCGGGCGGACCACCTGGCGGGGGAAGCGGTCAAGAAGGCCGCCGCCGACCTGGCCACCGCCGAGAAGGCGCTCGCGGACGCGAAGAAGGAGGAGGACGACGACGGCATGTGCGACGGGGACGACCGCCTCGTCGCCGAGCTGACCGGCCTGCCCGAGAAGGTGACCGCGGGCAGCACCGTCGACCTCACCGTCCGCGTCACCAACAACACCGGCGAGGCGGTGGACCGCGCGTACGCCCAGGTCACCCTCGCACCCGGCACGAAGGACCTCGTCACCCTCTTCGAGCCCCAGTACTCCACGGGCGCGTCCGCCACGTGGCGCGACTGGAACTCCTGGGGCATCGCCGTGAACGTCGGCGGGCTGAAGCCCGGGGCCCACGCCGACCTCAGGCTGCGGCTGAACCCGGCTGCGACGCTGAAGGACTGGTCGGGCCGCGTCGAGGTGAACGGCTGGTACGAGCGCGGCGACGACTGCGGCGCCAACACCACGCTGAAGCTCCACAGCTTCCAGGTCGTCGCGGCCCCGGTCGCGAGTCCGCCGCCGGCCCCGTCGCCGCAGGGCGGCACGACCACCCCGGTCGGGACGACCACGACGGCCACCACGCCGACGGCCGGGACGCTTGCCAGGACCGGTTCGTCCGATGCCCTGAACGGTCTCGCCGCCACCGCCGGCGCGGCGATCACCCTGGGCGCCGCCGCGGTCTACGGCACGCGCCGCCGCCGCTCGACCGGAGCCTGACGCCCGCACGCCCCGGGCGCCCCCACCCCGGCGGGCGCCCGGAACCCGATGGCCGGAACCCGATGGCCGGACCCACAGGCCGGAACCCGAAGGTCCCGACCGTCGGCAGCCAGGCCCGGCGGGCCGGGGCCTTCCGCACGCGGTGCGCGCACCACGCGCGCGGTGAGGGTGTGCCCGACCGCCGCCGTCCGGACGGGCGGGCACCGCCGAGCCGGACACACCGTCCCGCACCCCCGCGGAACCACGGGGCCCGCAAGGTCCCGCCGCGTCCCGCCGCGTCCCGCCGCGTCCCGCCGCGTCCCGCCGCGTTCGGGCACGTCCGGCCGCGTCCGGGTGCTCAGCCCAGGATGCCGCGGTCGTAGGCGGTCGCCACGGCGGCCGCGCGGTCCTTCACGCCGAGCTTGCCGTACAGGTGCGTCAGATGGGTCTTCACCGTCGCCTCGCTGATGAACAGCTCGCGTGCGATCTCGCGGTTGGAGGTACCCCTGGCGACCAGTTCGAGTACTTCGCGCTCGCGGGCCGACAGGGCGCGGTCCGCCGGCAGGGCGGGCCTCCTGACGGCCGATACCAGGCGGGAGGCGACGGCGGGCGACAGGACCGCCCGCCCCTCGGCCGCCGCCCGGACCGCCGCGAACAGGTCCTCGCGGGGCGCGTCCTTGAGCAGGTAGCCGGTGGCGCCCGCCTCGATCGCGGGGATCGTGTCGGAGTCCGTGTCGTACGTGGTGAGGACCAGCACCTTCGAGCGGGCGCCGCGCCGGGACAGCTCCGCGATGGCCTCCACCCCGCCCCCGGCCGGCATGCGCAGGTCCATCAGCACCACGTCCGGGTCGAGGCGCAGGGCGAGTTCGACGCCCTCGACGCCGCCGGCGGCCTCGCCGAGGACGTCGAAGCCCGGGTCGGAGGCGAACATGCCGCGCAGCCCGTCCCGCACCACGGGATGGTCGTCGACGATCAGCAGGGTGACGGCGGTGGTCCGGTCAGTCATGGCGCACCAACGGTACGCGGGCGCTGACGGCGGTCCCGTGGCCGGGTTCCGACTCGACGGTGACGGTGCCCGCGATGCGCTCCGCGCGGGCCCGCATGCCGTCGAGGCCGAAGCCGCCGGCGCGGGTGCGCGGCGGTACGGCGAGCGGGTCGAAGCCGCGCCCGTCGTCCCGTACGTCCAGGGTGATCTCGTCGTCCATGTACGAGAGGGTGACCCCGGCGCGGCGGGCGCCCGCGTGCCGGGCCGCGTTGGAGAGGGCCTCCTGGCCGATCCGCAGCAGGGTCGCGGCGACCTCGTCGTGCAGCGGCTCCTCCGTGCCGGTCACCGTGAACCGGGCGTCCGCGCCCGTTCGGTCGGCCCACTCGGCGACGGCCTTCTCCAGCGCCCGGGGGAGCGTGTCGTGCTCCAGCGCGGACGGGGAGAGGTTCTGCACGGAGCGCCGCGCCTCGCCGAGGGAGCGGCGTGCCAGTGCCTGGGCCCGGTCCAGGTGCTCGCGCGCCGCGTCCGGGTCGGCGGTGGTGGCGACGGCCTGGAGCTGGGCGATGACGCCGGTCAGGCCCTGGGCGATCGTGTCGTGGATCTCGGCGGCGAGGCGGCGGCGCTCGTCGGCGACGCCCGCCTCGCGGGCCTGGACCACGAGTTGGGCGTGGAGGGCGGCGTTCTCGGCGAGGGCGGACTCCAGGGCGGCGATCGTCCGCGCCCGCTCGGCCGCCTTCTCCGCCTCCTTGTCCTCCAGGTGGTCCATGACGACGGCGAGGGCCGCGTTGAGGACGAACAGCGCCCCGAACGCGGCCCAGTTCATCGGTGAGGCGGGCGGCAGGCCGCCGGACTGGGAGCCGGCCATGGTGACGGCGGTGACCGCGAGCCCGACGCGGGCGGCGCGCGGCGGGAGCAGGCGTCGGGCCTCGAAGTAGCCGAGGCAGGCGTAGACGGCGAAGAACGGGTTCAGCCAGGTGAGGACGAACGCGAGGAGGGTGCGGAGGGTGAAGTACACCCGCCCCGCGGCCGTCCCCTCCGGCAGCCCCCGCCCGGCGGCCCCGGCCCCGGCCCCGGCACCGGCACCGGCACCGGCGGTACGACCCGCACCACCCGTACCACGGGGCACGTCCGACCCGCCGGGGCCGCACGCACCGCCGGGGCCGCCCACCTCACGGGGGCCGCCCACCTCACGGGGGCCGCCCACCTCACGGGATCCGCCCGCCTCACCGGATCCGCCCGCACGGCCGGCCCCGCCCGTACCGCCGACCCCGTCCGCATCGCCCTGCGGCCGGGGCGCGGCCCGCGTCCACCACAGCTGGAGGACCAGCGAGGCGAGGAGCGGCACCCCGGCGGCGTACGCCTCCCGCCGGGTCATCACCAGGTCGGCGGTCGCGGCGGAGAGCAGCGTCGCGAGCCCCAGCAGGGCGTACGGGCCGTACCGGAAGAACTGCGCCCACCGCTCCTCCAGCGTCGTCGTCATGCGGACCTACTCCCAGGTGAACCAGCGTCGCGCCGCGGCCGTCAGCACGGCGCTCCAGAGCGCCATGATCCCCAGGTGCGTCCACGCGGGCCAGCCCCCCGCCGCGGCCTGGTCGAGGGCCCGCGCGGCGGCACCCAGCGGCGTGAGGTGCACGATCCGCTGGAGGGCGTCCGGCATGGCGGAGACCGGCAGCCACACCCCGGCGGTGAACATCGAGGGGAAGAACACCACCGACCCCACCGCCTGCGCGATCTTGACGGTGCGGCTGACGGCCGCGACGGTCCCGCCGAGCGCCAGCGTGGTGAACGCGGCCAGGACGAAGGCGGCGAGGTACCCGGGTGCGTGGCCGGGCAGCGCCACGCCGAACACGGTCCGCCCCACGGCGAGGGCCAGCAGCCCGGACACCACCACGGCGGCGCCGTGCAGCACCACCTGCGCCCCGACGAGGGCACCGGGCCGCACCGGCGTGGTCGACATGCGGCGCAGGATGCCCCGCTCCCGGTAACCGCTGAGGACGGGCGGCATGGACTGGATGCCGGACGTGACCAGCGCCAGCAGCACGGTGACGGGGACGTACAGGTCGATGACGCGCAGACCGCCCAGGTCGGGCGACGGCTTCCGGAACGAGGGGACCGCGCCCAGCACGCACAGCAGGGCCGTCGGGAAGACCAGGATCCAGAACAGCGACGCCGGCTCCCGGAGGAAGAGGCGCGCCTCGGACCGCAGTACGGCGGCGGCGCTGCCCCTGACGGCGGCGCTCCGGGTACGGGCGGGGGCGGGGGCGGGGGCGGTCATGCGTCCAGTCCCGTCAGGTCGAGGTAGGCGTCGTCCAGGGTGGCGTCGGCGACGCGGAGGCGGAGGGCGGTGACGCCCCGCCGGGCGAGGAGCGACAGCACGGCGTCGACGGTCTCGTCGGTGCCGTGCAGGACGATCCGGCCGCCGTCCCGCTCCGCAACGGAGGCGACGGAGGGCAGATCGGCCAGCAGCCGGACGTCCAGCGGTGCGGAGGGCGTGAAGGAGACCTCGGCGTTGCGCGCGCTGCGCCCGATGAGCCCGGCCGGGGTGTCCAGCGCGGTGACCCGCCCCCCGTCGACCAGGGCGATCCGGTCGCACAACCGCTGGGCCTCCTCCATGAAGTGGGTGACCAGCAGCACGGTGACCCCGCTGTCCCGCACGTCCTCGACGAGCCGCCAGGTGTCGCGTCGGGCGCGCGGGTCGAGCCCGGTGGTCACCTCGTCCAGCACGACGACGCGGGGGCCGCCGACCAGGGCGAGCGCGATGGACAGGCGCTGCTTCTGGCCGCCGGACAGCTTCGCGAAACGCGTGTCGAGCCGGTCGGCGAGCCCGAGGCGCTCGGCGAGGGCCCGCCAGTCGGCCGGCTCCGGATGGCAGGCGGCGTACAGTTCCAGCGCCTCCCGCACGGTGATCCTCGGCTGGAGCTCGCTCTCCTGGAGCTGCACCCCCAGCAGCCGGGTGACCGCGTCGCGGTCGGCGGCGGGGTCGTACCCGGCGACGCGCACCGTCCCCCCGTCGGGCCGCCGCAGCCCTTCCACGCACTCGACGGTGGTGGTCTTGCCGGCGCCGTTGGGCCCGAGGATCCCGAAGACCTCGCCCTCCTCGACGGCGAAGGTCACCCCGTCGACGACCGTCCTGCCCCCGTAGACCTTGCGCAGGTCGTCGACCTCGATGATTCCCATGCCCAGGAGCCTCCCGCCCCCGGGCACCCGGCGGCATCCCCCACCCCGCCGGACCCGGCGTCAACCGATCGGTCGACCCCGCATACGACCCCGCCGGCGCCGCCCCGCCCGGCACCACCCCTCCCGACGGGCCGGCAGGGGTCCCCGGCCACGCCCCCGGCAGGTCCGGCGGAGGCCTTCCGGCGGCCCGGCGGACCTCGTCAGCGAGCCGTGTCGGGGCGGGCGGTGTGGTCGGGGTGGCCCGGGGTGCGGCGGGCCTCCTTCATCTCCGCCTCGTACAGGTGGCGGCGCCCCTCGGCCAGTTCCCGCACGGCGGCGCCTTCGAGGTCCTTGAACGGCCCGTAGTACGTGTCGTCGTAGGCCTCGACGATCTGGAAGGTCCAGTGGCCGGGGATGACGTTGCGGCCCAGGACCTCCGTCGCCACCCGCTCGGCCCACTCCGGGCGACCGGCCTCGCGCAGCAGCGCCACGGCCCGGTCCAGTTCGAGGTCCGCGGTGCCGGTCAGCTGGTGGAACGAGTAGAGGTGCCCGCGCGCCCGCTCCGTCGTCTCGAGGGCCTTCGACAGGGAGCCCAGGGCCTCCACCAGAACGTCGCTGAGGCCCTCGGGTCGCTGGTGGGCACGGTCGGGGCCGTCGTGGTGCGTGTGCATGATCCTGCCGTTTCGCCGAGGCTGCCGGAGGGGCGGGCGGGTGCCCGCCGCCGGGCGCGGACCGGTCCGCCCGGTGCGGGTGCCCCGTCGCCGGCGGGAGAATCCCGGATGTCGCCGAACGATGTACGGGCCGCGGGGCTCCGCCCCGGTCGCAGGTGCGGCCCGCGCCCCGCGTGGTACCCGGGCGGTACGCGCGCGCCCCGTCGCGCACACCGTACGAAGGGCGACCGATGCAGACCTTCCTGCCCTACGCCGACTTCCGGGCCTCGGCGCAGGCCCTGGACCGCCGCCGGCTCGGCAAGCAGCGGGTGGAGGCGCTCCAGATCCTGCGCGGCCTGACCGTCGCCGGTTACGGATGGCGCCGGCACCCGGCGGTGCGGATGTGGGCGGGGTACGAGGAGGCGCTGGTCCGCTACGGCCTGGAGGTGTGCCGGGTCTGGCGCGACCTCGGCCACCAGGACAGCTGCGCGGCCTCCCTCGTCTCCGGCTGGGCCGGACTGCGCCCGCACACCCAGGTGCGCGGCCAGGCGGTCCTGGCGGACGCCGGGGAACTGCCGCCCTGGCTGGGCGACGACGCCTTCCACCGCAGCCACAGGTCGGCACTGATCCGCAAGGACCCGGCCGCCTACACCTCGCTCTTCCCCGGGGTCCCCGACGACCTGCCATACGTCTGGCCGCCGTCGGACCGCCGCACCGACCTCCACCCCGCCTGACCGCCCCGGCGCCCGCGAAGGACCGGACCGCCCCACTGGCCCCGAAGGACCGGACCGCGCCCGGGGCCCGGCCCCCGAGCGGTTCACCCGCACCCGGCCGCAGAGGTCCTGGGAGGCCCACCTGCCGCTGTGTGTCGCCGCCTGTTGCGCGTCGCCGTCCGCCGCCCGCTGCCCGTCCGCCGCCCGCCGCCCTTCCGCTGCGCGTCGCCGTCTGCCGTCGCCCGATGGCCGGTGGCCGATCGGCGACCCGCAGGCCGGGGTCGGCCTCCGCGAAACCGCTGCGCCGTACCGGGAGGGCCGCGGCGGCGGGACGGAAGCGATCGCCACCGGCTGCGGGCCCCACCCGCCGGACGCGCCCGCCGGACGCGCCCGCCGGACGCGCCCGCCGGATGCGGGCGCCGGATGCGGGCGGCGGCGGGACGCGACCCCGGAGGACGCGCCGGCGAGTACGCGCGCCCGGCGGTCCACTGCGCGCCCCGGTGCGATGTGGCACGATCAAAGGAGTGAGCAACAGGCCTGCCGCAGCACAGAACTTGAGCGACCTCGCACGTCTGCGCCGGGTCCGCGACCGGATCGACCGGGAGTACGCGCAGCCGCTGGACGTCGAGGCGCTCGCCCGCGGCGTGAACATGTCGGCCGGGCACCTCAGCCGCCGGTTCCGGCTCGCCTACGGCGAATCGCCGTACTCCTACCTGATGACGCGGCGCATCGAGCGCGCGATGGCACTGCTGCGCCGGGGCGACCTCAGCGTCACCGAGGTCTGCTTCGCGGTCGGCTGCTCGTCGCTGGGCACCTTCAGCACCCGCTTCACCGAACTGGTCGGCATGCCGCCCAGCGTCTACCGGCGCCGGGCGGCGAGCGCGCCGGCGGGAGTGCCGTCCTGCGTGGTGAGACAGGTGACCAGACCGATCAGGAATCGAGAAGCGCCGGCCGCGAGGCCCCACTTAGCCTGAGCCCCATGGACATCACCATTCACACGAGCTTCCTCCCCCACGACGACCCGGACGCCTCCCTGGCCTTCTACCGGGACACCCTCGGCTTCGAGGTCCGCAACGACGTCGGCCAGGGCGTGATGCGCTGGATCACGGTCGGCCCTCCCGGCCAGCCCGGCACGTCCATCCTCCTGGCGCCTCCGGCCACCGACCCCGGCATCACCGACGACGAGCGCCGCACCGTCACCGAGATGATGGCCAAGGGCACCTACGGCTGGATCCTGCTGGCGACCAAGGACCTCGACGCCGCCTTCGAGAAGGTGGTGGCCGACGGGGCCGAGGTCGTCCAGGAGCCGACCGAGCAGCCGTACGGCATGCGCGACTGCGCCGTCCGCGACCCCGCGGGCAACATGGTCCGCATCCAGGAACTGCGCTGAACCGTCCGGTGACGCGGCCCCGCCCGGCCCCGCCCCGCCCCGGCCCTGCCCGGCCCCGGCCCCGGCCCGTACGGACCCCGGCCGCCGGCGCACGGCCCGGCGGCCACCGCCACCGGCTTCCCCGAGCCCACCGCCCCCGGCCGTCCGGCCACCGCCCCGGCACCCCCACCTCCACCACTGCCACCCCCGGCCCCACCCGCCCCACCGGCCCCGATCCCACGCCTGACGGGCTCCGGCCTCCGTACGCGGTCCGCCCGCGACACCGGGCACCAGCCCGCCCGCGACACCGGGTCCGGGGCCGACGAGGCCGCCCCGCCCGGACGGCGGGGACGGACGGACCCCGAGAGGGGCCGGAAGAACGCACCGGAGCCCGCCAGGTCTCACCGGAGACCGCCAGAACCGGCGGAGTCCGCCGAAGCCCGCCAGAGAACCGCCGAGAACCGCCGAGAACCGCCAGAGGGAGACACGATGAGCAGGGCCGAGAGGACGGATCCGCAGCCGTCCACGCCCCACGCCGCCGACAGCCACGACCTGATCCGCGTGCACGGCGCGCGCGAGAACAACCTCAGGGACGTCAGCGTCGAGATACCCAAGCGCCGGCTCACGGTGTTCACCGGTGTCTCCGGCTCGGGCAAGAGCTCCCTGGTGTTCGACACGATCGCCGCGGAGTCCCAGCGGCTGATCAACGAGACCTACAGCGCCTTCCTGCAGGGTTTCATGCCGGCGCTGGCACGGCCGGAGGTCGACGTCCTCGACGGGCTGACGACCGCGATCATCGTCGACCAGCAGCGGATGGGCGGCGACCCCCGGTCCACGGTCGGCACCGCCACCGAC from Streptomyces sp. MRC013 includes the following:
- a CDS encoding VOC family protein codes for the protein MDITIHTSFLPHDDPDASLAFYRDTLGFEVRNDVGQGVMRWITVGPPGQPGTSILLAPPATDPGITDDERRTVTEMMAKGTYGWILLATKDLDAAFEKVVADGAEVVQEPTEQPYGMRDCAVRDPAGNMVRIQELR
- a CDS encoding ABC transporter ATP-binding protein: MGIIEVDDLRKVYGGRTVVDGVTFAVEEGEVFGILGPNGAGKTTTVECVEGLRRPDGGTVRVAGYDPAADRDAVTRLLGVQLQESELQPRITVREALELYAACHPEPADWRALAERLGLADRLDTRFAKLSGGQKQRLSIALALVGGPRVVVLDEVTTGLDPRARRDTWRLVEDVRDSGVTVLLVTHFMEEAQRLCDRIALVDGGRVTALDTPAGLIGRSARNAEVSFTPSAPLDVRLLADLPSVASVAERDGGRIVLHGTDETVDAVLSLLARRGVTALRLRVADATLDDAYLDLTGLDA
- a CDS encoding MSMEG_6728 family protein; translated protein: MQTFLPYADFRASAQALDRRRLGKQRVEALQILRGLTVAGYGWRRHPAVRMWAGYEEALVRYGLEVCRVWRDLGHQDSCAASLVSGWAGLRPHTQVRGQAVLADAGELPPWLGDDAFHRSHRSALIRKDPAAYTSLFPGVPDDLPYVWPPSDRRTDLHPA
- a CDS encoding ABC transporter permease is translated as MTAPAPAPARTRSAAVRGSAAAVLRSEARLFLREPASLFWILVFPTALLCVLGAVPSFRKPSPDLGGLRVIDLYVPVTVLLALVTSGIQSMPPVLSGYRERGILRRMSTTPVRPGALVGAQVVLHGAAVVVSGLLALAVGRTVFGVALPGHAPGYLAAFVLAAFTTLALGGTVAAVSRTVKIAQAVGSVVFFPSMFTAGVWLPVSAMPDALQRIVHLTPLGAAARALDQAAAGGWPAWTHLGIMALWSAVLTAAARRWFTWE
- a CDS encoding helix-turn-helix transcriptional regulator; translation: MSNRPAAAQNLSDLARLRRVRDRIDREYAQPLDVEALARGVNMSAGHLSRRFRLAYGESPYSYLMTRRIERAMALLRRGDLSVTEVCFAVGCSSLGTFSTRFTELVGMPPSVYRRRAASAPAGVPSCVVRQVTRPIRNREAPAARPHLA